The Haliotis asinina isolate JCU_RB_2024 chromosome 2, JCU_Hal_asi_v2, whole genome shotgun sequence genomic interval agggagcggtgtgtaaataatcgagtcttgatcagacaatccagtgatcaacagcatgtgcatcgatctgtgcaaatgagaaccaatgacatgtgtcagccaagtcggtgaacctgaccacccatcctattagtcgcctctcacagcaagcagtcgccttttgtgccaagcatgctgaagacctattctactccggatcttcactggttcaTCTGTATAGGTGAAAATGTCTCAGAAACAGGAATGACTGACACTGCAAAACTAAACATTAAGTGAATGAAACTCACCTTCTCAAACCTTCCGTATAAATCACGCAATTTTGGATCAATCTCATCCCATTGTGAAATGGCAAGAACCTGGACGATCTGAGCCATCTGCATCAGATTGTGTCGTGCGATGTGGCTGATAGGGACATCAGATGTGATACCATATGGCTCAGGATCACAAATAGCGGGACAAATAAATAGGGCAAAAATAAGGTCAGCACACGTCGCCCGCACTTCTCCAGTAGAGAGTTTGTTCCCCTTAGTGAGGGTCTGAAACACCTGGGCCACAATCCAACTGATGCTAGCCGGGAAGCAATGGATGTTGCTCTTGATGGAGTTGATGAACCGTGTACACAACAGAACCAACTTGTCAACAATAAACTTACGGTAATTCTGAACTTTCAATTTATAGTCATCACTTCCTGGTTCTCCAAACCTCTTCTGCCTCTCCTTTGGCGGAAAACGAACTAAAGCCTTGTCTGGATCTATATCATAAAACCATTCGTCTTCCATCAAAAGTCTCATAACCGGGTCATGTAGAGCGGCTGTGAGAAAGAGACGGGTCGAGAACAACATATCACTCAGCTGCTTGAAGATGAGGCTAAATGCACAGTTTCCCCGTCTGATCAGTCTTCTGGGGTTGTCATGACCACCGAGCTGAACGTCGATCAGTGTCTTTAGAAGCTGCAATACATGTTGCTCATCTTCTTGTACAACACAGTTTCCGTATATGGCTGACATGATACTACCAATGACTCTAGTGGTGGTTGTAATGTTCACCTTTTCTAAAGCACAGACACAGTGGGCCAGTAGGACTGGGTTTTCATGTAGATATTTAAACAAGTCACCATACTTCGAATCATGATGGCCAAGAACCTTATAACTATCCTGAAAATTAACACTCTCAAGTTGATTGTTTTTGGCACAGATTTCCTCTGAAGGAACATCATGGCCCATAGCCTGCAGATGGTCCAAATTCAGTTTTTGTTGTCTAGAAATCCATGAAGCATGAAACAGGTCTTCACCAATTTTGCGAACTTCTTCGTACAGTTTTTGAAGCTGGTCCCTCTCCATGCCCACAAAGAGTTTCTCCTGTCGGAGGTGCTGCCCCAGCTCCAGAAGGTCATGTAACACACTcatggctgctgctgttgctgctgctggtactaAAGACTGACAGGCAATTCTGACACTGCTAGTAGGGTAATTCAGTTATTACCCATTATCAAGTCAATTACTGTTCATGTATCTGCAATGAAGAAGAAAATGGGATAAAAGGAAAGTTTTTTAATGcaaaaaattctgcaaaaagaACTTATGCCTCTAACTGTTCAAAACACTTGGCTGACACAATTCCTGATAGATTAATTATGCATTCTTTCACaaaaataattaacattaacaaaACTTGCTCAGGCAAGCACACAAGTCCTAATTTCTAACCCTGAAGCAAGTATTACatctaaacataaacatgttgtGTGTATGAAGGCAAACTTTCTCTACAGATGAGGATTTGTGAGGGAAGCATTCAGGCCTATCTGCTTTTAGTAAACAAGCCTAAACCATCTTTACTGAGTGTAGACAAAGATCAATGAAATCTATGCTGAAATACTGATGTGGATATTTTATTGCTCTGCTGTATTTGCCATCAAAGAAAACACCATCAATGGCACAGGAATCTTCTGAGGGGTCTTCTTAAGATAAAAATTGTGATTTCAAAATTGTGATGGTTCAGAAAACATACAAGAAAGATGACAACCTACATAGGGATCCACTCATCCTCAAGTTATATTGTCACTGTTGATCCACCCACTTATACAACCTAATTGGAACGTTCAATCAGAGACTGACATACAAAGGTATCAAAGCAAAAGATCACATTTTAGCGTAGCTAGTTCTCAAACAACGTCATCCATATGTGAAAGGGTTATCATTCTTTTTATGAAattcaacaatatcatgacTCTGTTCACAGTAATACTACTAACAGAAAACTGCATCTAATGAATCATAAACTCAAAAAAGTTTGTATGTTCTGATCTGATTACACAAATATTTACCAGTATTTCATACCACTGTATTGTGTGTTCAAAAGTGTCTAAAACTCTACATTTCACACATCGAAACAACAGAGATAAGTGTAACACACACGAAAAAAGAACTGACAAGTACAATAATATGTTGATAGATAAAGAAATGTCCACCTTCTGAAGCTGTAACATAACTGCAACATAATCTGCTATCTTCAGTGTTTCAGTTAACTGCTAGATTTTGAAAGGATTTATTGTTGTTGCTTCACGGCATGGTATCCTTCATCAAGCTATCAATAAAGCCACATAATATCAAGTCATCACTCACATAACACATTGTTTTGTCCTCTCAGCTTGATTAAACCTTGGAACGCGGAATAACTAGAAAACGCTAAAAAAGTAACCGTAATGGCTTTGCGATTCATTAAATGACACAGAATAGTTAGTAGGAATGCGTCAACACCTTCCTGACACTTTGTAAACAAACAGATAGAGCTGCACAATCAACAACACCGAAGGGGGAGGGGTGGAAATATGGTCAGAAGGCGTTCAGTCACCTAGTCAGATTGTGGCGCAATATTGATAGCTAACATATTCACTCATGGTTAATAAGACCTCAAAGAGCATGCATGTGGTGTAGATGTTCACGCAACCGCCAAAGTGGCAAAAAATTCCTTACAGTGCACTTTGAAACACTACGGACGTCGTCGTCCATTTTCGACTCTTATTTACTTCGTTATACGCATGCGCAACTTTATAATGGAGCTGTCAGTTTGTGAATTgcttgaaaaaatataaaaaattaaCTTTCTGATGGCATCTACTTTTTTCCActacaacataaacaaaactACAAACATAGTCCTGAAATATTAATGCTTAAATTGTCAAGAGCGTAAAGGCTTCCTAATAAGACATATATCACATTGTACAAACTGTACTCCCTCCACATACAAGAACGACAACTCTCGTTACCGTATGAGTCATCGCTGAGGCCCTTTATGGGTTTCCTTCTGAAAAGTAGTTGTTATTTTATACAAAAACACACTCTTTAGTGTACTTATATGTACACGCTTATCCGAATACCAATGGCGCAAAGTATATCATAGTATGTGTATCATTACCAGCTTAGAAACGAAGAAAGTAGTTGAGTCCTAACGGCGTTCAAGTTCATATAACAATGCTAAACAGATTATCGTCCAACGTTACTCATATTTCATTAAATGGTTATTATATGACTACTTTCTTCGCAtattagtagtagtatcagCGACTCTTGTATAAGATAAATGTTCATTAATTCCTTGTCACTTGATTTTCAACGACCGTACTGGGACTATATACGTAGGTGTCATACACGTATCCCCTCTCAAGCAATCTGTTTCTCACTTCACGTCATCACTgctaggggcggtggggtagcctagcagttaaagctttcgctcgtcactcctaaggcccgggttcgattccccagatggctGCAACGTGTGATGTCCACTCCTGATGTCCCCTGGCCATttccttatgaaacaaggaattggaattcagtgtatcCAGAGTcgtttgtggtgtctattttcattttcacacgagaaaattcggatcggttGAAAAGTAGATcaatgtctgaataggttaatgagattcatgtttcggtatgaacgaacgctttaaccactaggctaccccacctcccttGGTGATGTACGTTATATAACAGTATATTGACTCATGTGGTATCGCATTGTTACACACGTATCACAAGAAATACCAGAACAACACAAATATGTCTTTTCATTCCAATAAGACGACGTGTTTCAAATAAAACATGGACTCTAACTCTTGTCAGCCACATGATCTATGAACAAAGCGGTCTTTAAATAGCATGTTTCATACCTTAACGTAAGCACGTTTATTAGCGTTAATAGGGTAAAGGtaaaaatgtgtgtttgttcaCCCATCTTCGGAGTTTCCGTAATTCATTAAACACTCTTGAGAGCATATGCACTgtcttgttgtttgtttgttgtttcacgtGACACTCGGCTTATGCTGAACatataatcactggattgcctggtcgtATTTACAgcctgccgccatattgctggaatattgctgactgaggggtaaacctaaactcactcaggtGTTCTGAGGGGTTGCCAGTTTCACGAGGACTGTCATGTATTGGAACAGGCAAATCCACCACAGTCCCCCACCCCACCGCCTTTTGGTCCTGATAGTTTATTAAATGGTTACTGCGACTCTCGTGAAAACTagtgaaaatgaactgtgcacTAGTCTTTCTAAAAAACTGTTTGCGTCTCAACAGAACGCACACAGGCATATCCACATGTTTTTCAGTCAGCTTCGTACAAGGGTCGCATGGTTTAAGTAgattatacatacatgcatgcatgcatgcattctaTTCATTGCTGGCTCGCGTTTGACGGATGACTTATGTGGTGTGCACGAAGTAATGACATCATATCTTACGAAACACAAATATACCCTAATCTTGAGGTCAAGCTCACAAATACCCAACACCTGATCAGGCCAAGCTCTGAACACGTGTGCTTGGTTCCAGTCAATGTTATGGTGTAAGTTCTTTTTGTGCCTGGATTGATGAATTACAGAAATTACAGGTGTCCATTCACTTGTTGTTTCCTCTGTGCTTCTCGATTCTGAACAAAATCTAACATGttccttttgttttgtttgttgtttaacaccattaTTTTTAGTTACAAGGGTCGATCAAAAAGTTATTTTTCTACGCATTATCAGTCAACCTCAACAAATTCGACTTTGTCTTACCGCCCACCTAAGTATATTATTACAACGTATAGCTGATgcttaaatgttttggaggtgcGGTGGAGTTGTCAAGCCGTTAAAACGTTCGTTCGTGACGCCGATGACGGATGACAGGATGACGGTAAGAATGTTGTAATGTAAGCGCTCGAGGTTTCGAACGGGAAACAAAACATTCGTcgccactcgcccctttccgtaattAAATTAAGGATATCAAAACATTTCGTAATCtgtttcatgataaaattatatAGGGGTTATAATCCACGACCATTCAGCTTTTAAGATATGCCGATTTAATTCACAAATATTTACTACATGGAAATATAAAAATCCTACGGAGTTGGGGATCAATTCTCTACCGAGATCGACTGTCTGTCGAGGAAATGATAGTTTCATGATGACGACCAACTACCGGCTTCAAGAGCATAATTATACAAGGCATATCCCTAGTGAACTGACCCACGTAAAAGGCAACTTATGACGTAGATTCGAATCTCGGTTCGCTCTGACCAtgttaagtttgtcagcaccgAATAAGTACTTGCTCTTTTCACAAAAGCGTTCCATATAAAGATCAGTATCACTCAGGGCTCTCTTCCCACGGGACACTGGTATGCCGTATAATAACCGAAGTGTTCTAAGTAACGTGGGGAGGCGGAGTAGTGTTTTCTGTACATCGAACGCTcttcaagccgaagacccatgttttattatttatcatATAAAGTTTGTTCAATATTCTTTGTTCCTGCTTCAGAAATGCCACTCAAAGCAGTTTTTACAAACTGCCGTCGTCATATACTAGTACTTGTAGCTGCAAACTTACCAGACTCCGCCAGGTAGCTCAAACATTGTTGACTGCGGAGTCAAACAACACACGCTTGAAAATCAGAAGACATATGAGACATTGCAAAATTACTCATCTGCAAACAATGAGCAAATATTGATTATCATAGGTCACCCATGCAAGGATGCTATAGCTACTGACCTGATCAACTACCGGTAGCAGATACACCCCCCCGCTCAGTTATTACTAGTCATGGGGATAGTCAGGATACCTATATCATTACAACAACCGACTCGGGGTAATAGGCCACTGCCGAGTCGCATTTCCACAGCTGTGCTTTCATTTATTCAATAACACAAAATACAACATGCCCACAAAACACATGCACAAGATCAAAACACATATACAACAAGATCAAAACACATATACAACAAGATCAAAACACATGAACAATAAGATCAAAACACATGTACAAGATCAAAACACATGTACAATAAGATCAAAACAACACGATGTATCCCAGATTCATCAAAACAAGATCAGTGCTTCATAAATTACTACAACAAGTGGAACGTGCATATTGTTGTTAGACTTCTCAAACACAGTGATTTCCCAATGGTCGTCGTAACACCGACATAGATTTGTTCagaggcaaactgtagcgcaaatgggtttgCACAGCGGAAAGAAACTGACCAATCTTCATGAATGCGAGCGAAGCGACCATAAAGGAAGACTGGtaatattctctatgctgcacaaccctatttgcgctacagtttgcctgtggttcaGTTGTTCATGCGtcacccgggtcttcagcgttacGAGCAAACGATGTAACCAACAGATGATCCAGGTAACGATTAATTCCTTTCCTCATTTATCACCCCACGGCTTCCCAAAGTTTGGTTACTGAATACTGAGTTAATTTTTCACGATAGTAGAGTTAGAAGCGCGTGTAGAAACCGGTTTCCGAGATTCAAGGTCCTGAGGTTTTGTACAATGGGACCTTCCGTACCAGGATAGGATGTTGCTGTATGTTTTCCTATAGTCGTCCACGTTCCACAGTCGCCTACAGATGTCACACATCATATTGCCCATATTCATATAAATATGTCGTATAAACTTTTTGTCTTCCCATCGGACAATCTGCAGCCGAGAATATGCTGCATGATAATAGCGCTTCCTCTTCAAGATTTCTGTATAAGCTGTGTCGTTTTTATCCAAGAACTGAATATACTTTCCTAACTCGGCGATGGATTTGTAATCTGCCGTGTCAATATACGTTCCTTTGGGGGCCACTTTGGCATAATCCCCACCCCCTCGTACAATGGGCACACTTTCGGTCCCGTAAAACCGAAAGAACACGTTACTTATGTATTCAGAGCAGAAAACCTCCTCAAATGCTAGATAGAATTTATATTCTCGGCCGACCTTGATAAAACAGTCCAGATCCTGATTACAGAGGGTCCTGTTTACACAAGGTCCGTATACATCGACCTTTACATATTTGCGAAGGTGTTTGAGATACTCTTCCATTCGACTCGGTGTCTTGCAGCTCTGTTGAAAGATGACAACGGTTCTCTTCTTTCTTGAGACAACGGTTGTGAGGTTATAGAAAGGGACGGCTTTTTTCTTCACTATATTTCCGAAAGATATCCGAATATCAGAATCTCTTGTGTAGCCAATTGTCCAGTTAAATACTGATTTGTCACTTAAAGTTGAGTTGAGCCGTTTGGCAATTTCGGGGACAAGGGGTCGGTtttcaaataataaaaacactTTTCCGTGTCTGTTAAATTTTGGAAGTGCGTATCTCTCCAGAAATGTGCTGGAGAATATTACAGCATGGCTGTCATGGAGATATGTTCCTCTCGTGGTGAGAGCGCAGCGAACATCCCCACAATTTCGGGGATAAATGTGTTGGTCGTGGTTAGCGTAGCTGAGGTCGGGTGCGTATGCAaaaatgagtttaattttatcaCTGCGCTGGTCCCCTGAAGGATGATATTCCTTGAAGGCTATCCTTGCGATATCGGAAGGTAAAGGTTTGACGGTTTGTGGGTAAACGTCCACAGTGGCAGCCTCGTGGAAGGGTCTGGTGTGGGACGTGCCGGTGTAAAGGTAACGACAGATTAAGATGGTGACGACCACACCCAGGAACAGCTTCACCGACGTCTGTGTGGTACATCTGGAAACCAGAAGAAGAAATTTGGATTTGCGTCATGATATTAGGAATCGGTGAAATGTCTGGGACCGTGTAcgatgtatgataaatatatgtttacaaattgtgtATAACACcagatgtatgataaatatatgtttacaaattgtgtataacactagatgtatgataaatatatgtttacaaattgtgtATAACACcagatgtatgataaatatatgtttacaaattgtgcataacaccagatgtatgataaatatatgtttacaaattgtgtataacactagatgtatgataaatatatgtttacaaactgtgcatACCACTAgaagtatgataaatatatgtttacaaattgtgcataacaccagatgtatgataaatatatgtttacaaattgtgcaTAACACCAGGTGtatgataaaaatatgtttacaaactgtgcataacactagatgtatgataaatatatgtttacaaactgtgcatACCACTAgaagtatgataaatatatgtttacaaactgtgcataacactagatgtatgataaatatatgtttacaaactgtgcatACCACTAgaagtatgataaatatatgtttacaaactgtgcataacactagatgtatgataaatatatgtttacaaattgtgcataacactagatgtatgataaatatatgtttacaaactgtgcataccactagatgtatgataaatatatgtttacaaactgtgcatACCACTAgaagtatgataaatatatgtttacaaattgtgcataacactagatgtatgataaatatatgtttacaaactgtgcataccactagatgtatgataaatatatgtttacaaactgtgcataacactagatgtatgataaatatatgtttacaaattgtgtATAACACcagatgtatgataaatatatgtttacaaattgtgcaTACCACTAgaagtatgataaatatatgtttacaaattgtgcataccactagatgtatgataaatatatgtttacaaattgtgcataacactagatgtatgataaatatatgtttacaaactgtgcatACCACTAGAAGTATGATAaagatatgtttacaaactgtgcataacactagatgtatgataaatatatgtttacaaattgtgtATAACACcagatgtatgataaatatatgtttacaaattgtgcaTACCACTAgaagtatgataaatatatgtttacaaactgtgcataacactagatgtatgataaatatatgtttacaaattgtgtATAACACCAGATGTATgagaaatatatgtttacaaactgtgcatAACACTAGAAGtatgacaaatatatgtttacaaattgtgcaTACCACTAgaagtatgataaatatatgtttacaaattgtgcataacactagatgtatgataaatatatgtttacaaactgtgcataccactagatgtatgataaatatatgtttacaaactgtgcataacactagatgtatgataaatatatgtttacaaattgtgtATAACACcagatgtatgataaatatatgtttacaaattgtgcataacactagatgtatgataaatatatgtttacaaattgtgtATAACACcagatgtatgataaatatatgtttacaaattgtgcataacaccagatgtatgataaatatatgtttacaaattgtgtataacactagatgtatgataaatatatgtttacaaattgtgtataacactagatgtatgataaatatatgtttacaaactgtgcatACCACTAgaagtatgataaatatatgtttacaaattgtgcataacaccagatgtatgataaatatatgtttacaaattgtgtATAACACcagatgtatgataaatatatgtttacaaattgtgcataacaccagatgtatgataaatatatgtttacaaattgtgtataacactagatgtatgataaatatatgtttacaaattgtgtATAACACcagatgtatgataaatatatgtttacaaattgtgcataacaccagatgtatgataaatatatgtttacaaattgtgtACAACACcagatgtatgataaatatatgtttacaaattgtgcaTAACACCAGGTGtatgataaaaatatgtttacaaactgtgcataacactagatgtatgataaatatatgtttacaaattgtgtATAACACcagatgtatgataaatatatgtttacaaattgtgcataacaccagatgtatgataaatatatgtttacaaattgtgtataacactagatgtatgataaatatatgtttacaaactgtgcatACCACTAgaagtatgataaatatatgtttacaaactgtgcataacaccagatgtatgataaatatatgtttacaaattgtgcaTAACACCAGGTGtatgataaaaatatgtttacaaactgtgcataacactagatgtatgataaatatatgtttacaaactgtgcatACCACTAgaagtatgataaatatatgtttacaaactgtgcataacactagatgtatgataaatatatgtttacaaactgtgcatACCACTAgaagtatgataaatatatgtttacaaactgtgcatACCACTAGAAGtatgacaaatatatgtttacaaactgtgcataacactagatgtatgataaatatatgtttacaaattgtgtATAACACcagatgtatgataaatatatgtttacaaattgtgcataacaccagatgtatgataaatatatgtttacaaattgtgtATAACACcagatgtatgataaatatatgtttaaaaactgtgcataacactagatgtatgataaatatatgtttacaaactgtgcatACCACTAgaagtatgataaatatatgtttacaaactgtgcataacactagatgtatgataaatatatgtttccaaACTGTGCATACCACTAgaagtatgataaatatatgtttacaaattgtgcataacaccagatgtatgataaatatatgtttacaaattgtgtataacactagatgtatgataaatatatgtttacaaactgtgcatACCACTAgaagtatgataaatatatgtttacaaattgtgcataacaccagatgtatgataaatatatgtttacaaattgtgcaTAACACCAGGTGtatgataaaaatatgtttacaaactgtgcataacactagatgtatgataaatatatgtttacaaactgtgcatACCACTAgaagtatgataaatatatgtttacaaactgtgcataacactagatgtatgataaatatatgtttacaaactgtgcatACCACTAgaagtatgataaatatatgtttacaaactgtgcataacactagatgtatgataaatatatgtttacaaactgtgcatACCACTAgaagtatgataaatatatgtttacaaactgtgcataacactagatgtatgataaatatatgtttacaaattgtgcataacactagatgtatgataaatatatgtttacaaattgtgcaTAACACTAgaagtatgataaatatatgtttacaaactgtgcataacactagatgtatgataaatatatgtttacaaactgtgcataccactagatgtatgataaatatatgtttacaaactgtgcataacactagatgtatgataaatatatgtttacaaactgtgcataacactagatgtatgataaatatatgtttacaaactgtgcatACCACTAgaagtatgataaatatatgtttacaaactgtgcatACCACTAgaagtatgataaatatatgtttacaaactgtgcataacactagatgtatgataaacatatgtttacaaactgtgcataacactagaagtatgataaatatatgtttacaaactgtgcataacactagatgtatgataaatatatgtttacacatTGTGCATACCACTAgaagtatgataaatatatgtttacaaattgtgcataacaccagatgtatgataaatatacgTTTACAAATTGTGCATACCACTAgaagtatgataaatatatgtttacaaattgtgcataacactagatgtatgataaatatatgtttacaaattgtgcataacactagatgtatgataaatatatgtttacaaattgtgcaTACCACTAgaagtatgataaatatatgtttacaaattgtgcataccactagatgtatgataaatatatgtttacaaactgtgaaTAACACcagatgtatgataaatatacgTTTACAAATTGTGTATAACACcagatgtatgataaatatatgtttacaaactgtgcataccactagatgtatgataaatatatgtttacaaactgtgcataacactagatgtatgataaatatatgtttacaaactgtgcataacactagaagtatgataaatatatgtttacaaactgtgcatACCACTAgaagtatgataaatatatgtttacaaactgtgcataacactagatgtatgataaatatatgtttacaaactgtgcatACCACTAgaagtatgataaatatatgtttacaaactgtgcataacactagatgtatgataaatatatgtttacaaactgtgcataccactagatgtatgataaatatatgtttacacatTGTGCATAACACTAgaagtatgataaatatatgtttacaaattgtgcaTACCACTAgaagtatgataaatatatgtttacaaactgtgcataacactagaagtatgataaatatatgtttacaaattgtgtATAACACcagatgtatgataaatatatgtttacaaattgtgcaTAACACTAgaagtatgataaatatatctttacaaattgtgtataacactagatgtatgataaatatatgtttacaaattgtgcataccactagatgtatgataaatatatgtttacacatTGTGCATAACACTAgaagtatgataaatatatgtttacaaactgtgcatACCACTAgaagtatgataaatatatgtttacaaactgtgcataacactagatgtatgataaatatatgtttacaaactgtgcatACCACTAgaagtatgataaatatatgtttacaaactgtgcataacactagatgtatgataaatatatgtttacaaactgtgcataccactagatgtatgataaatatatgtttacaaactgtgcataccactagatgtatgataaatatatgtttacaaactgtgaaTAACACcagatgtatgataaatatacgTTTACAAATTGTGTATAACACcagatgtatgataaatatatgtttacaaattgtgcaTAACACCAggtgtatgataaatatatgtttataaattGTGCTTAACACcagatgtatgataaatatatgtttacaaactgtgcataacactagatgtatgataaatatatgtttacaaattgtgcaTA includes:
- the LOC137272410 gene encoding alpha-(1,3)-fucosyltransferase fut-3-like, which codes for MRCTTQTSVKLFLGVVVTILICRYLYTGTSHTRPFHEAATVDVYPQTVKPLPSDIARIAFKEYHPSGDQRSDKIKLIFAYAPDLSYANHDQHIYPRNCGDVRCALTTRGTYLHDSHAVIFSSTFLERYALPKFNRHGKVFLLFENRPLVPEIAKRLNSTLSDKSVFNWTIGYTRDSDIRISFGNIVKKKAVPFYNLTTVVSRKKRTVVIFQQSCKTPSRMEEYLKHLRKYVKVDVYGPCVNRTLCNQDLDCFIKVGREYKFYLAFEEVFCSEYISNVFFRFYGTESVPIVRGGGDYAKVAPKGTYIDTADYKSIAELGKYIQFLDKNDTAYTEILKRKRYYHAAYSRLQIVRWEDKKFIRHIYMNMGNMMCDICRRLWNVDDYRKTYSNILSWYGRSHCTKPQDLESRKPVSTRASNSTIVKN